The genomic segment TTTTCATTTTGGACAGAAGTTCCGCCAAATTTTTGTACGATGATTTTCATTTCTTACACCTCTAAATAACTTTAAATAATCGCTAATTTTACTAAGCTTTCAGCGATTTGAATAGAATTCCAAGCAGCGCCTTTTAGTAGATTATCAGAAACAATCCACATATGGAAACCTTTAGTATCATCTAAATCAGCACGAATACGACCAACAAATACTTCTTTTTTACCGGCAGTATGAATAGCTTGTGGATAAACTTGGTTAGCTGGATCGTCTTCCAAAACAACTCCCGGAGCTGTTTTCAAAGTATTTTGAATGTCTTTGGCACTTACTCCTTCTTTGTCTATTTCGATATAGACGCTTTCAGAGTGACCACTTACTACAGGAATACGAACACACGTAGCAGATACTTTAATACTATTATCTTCCATGATTTTCTTAGTTTCATTGATCATTTTCATTTCTTCGTATGTATAATCATTTTCTGTGAAAACATCAATTTGTGGTAAAGCATTAAATGCAATCGGATAGTGTTTTTTGTCACCTTTTACTGGCATGATTTCTGGAGTGAAAGCTTTATTGTCAAGCACTGCTCTACTGCCTTCTTGTAATTCTTTAATGGCACTTACTCCAGAGCCTGAAACAGCTTGATAAGTTGAAACAATAATACGATTTAATCCATATGCTTCTCGAATCGGTTCGAGTGCTGCAACCATTTGAATTGTCGAGCAGTTCGGATTAGCTATAATACCTTTATGTGAGAAGAGTGCTTGTTCATTCACTTCAGGAACAACCAATGGAACAGTTGGATCCATCCGATAAGCACTTGTGTTATCAATGACGATTGCTCCGTGTTTTACAGCTTCTTTAGCCAATGCTATAGAAACGGAACCACCAGCACTAAATAAAGCAATATCTACACCTTCAAAACTTTCAGGTTTAGCTTCTTGAATGGTTACTTCCTCACCACGAAAAGTTATTTTTTTTCCAGCAGAGCGAGCCGAAGACAAGAATGAAACTTGCTTTATCTTAAAAGTCGCCGCCTCTTCTAGTAATTCAATCATTTGGGTACCAACTGCACCAGTAGCACCTACAACTGCGACATGATAGCTTTTTGTCATTGTTTACAATTCCTCCTTCAATTTAATCCTCTTATCCCTGCTTTAAAACAGAAATCTGGTTAATTTTACACTTACTTTATCATACCATAAACGAAGCCATTTCGCAGTTTTTTATACGAATTAGCAATTATTTTTTTAATTGTTTGTTAGTTTAGATTATAAAAAACCACTTTCCAAACACGGAAAGTGGTTTTTGGTTAATCTTCTGTTTGTTTGGACTGAGCTTCAGCTGCTTGTTTTTTGTTATTAATTGGTTGTTCTACTTTAGAGTCAGTCTTATTATTTTTTGCTCGTTCTTTTTTCAGCTCGAAATATTTATCGAATACTTCTTTGGAAATTGCCATATTTGTTTTATGGTCAGTTCCATATGGTCGATAAATCCAAGGTACAACGACTGAAATAGCGATTTCTGGTTTTTCTACTGGAGCGTAACCTACGAAAGTTGTATTCCAAACGCTGGCCATTGTGTTACCTTCTTTTGGACCATCGTAAAAGGCATCGGCAGTACCAGTTTTACCAGCTACATCGTAATCACTTGATGTGAAGACTGTTCTAGCTGTACCGGTTGGACCGTGTGTTACTTCATAGAAACCTTGTTGTACTGTTTTGATATCACTTTCGGAAACGCCAATTTTATTTAATACTTTTGGTTCATTCGAAGTTGCAAGCGTCCCTACTGTATCGCCGTTTGTACTAGGATTTCTAATTTCTTTTACCATACTTGGAGCAATTCTTGAACCACCATTAGCGATGGTCGAAACATATTGCGCCATTTGTAGTGGCGTGTAGGAGTCATATTGTCCGATTGCAAAGTCGAGGATTTTACCAATGGTTTGGTCGTCTCCTTTGTAACCAGTTTGTTCTCCTGGAAGGTCAATTCCAGTTTTAACCCCTAAGCCAAATTGATTGTAGTAATACCGCATGTCATCAAAGGTACTAAGTGGCGCTTTAAGTGGACCATTTGGCACGTAGTTCGCTCCACCCATTTTCATCGCTACTTGATACATATATGAGTTGGATGAAATTTCAAGTGCTCCAACTGGATCAAGCGGTCGGTTAGCTGCTCCTGTTCTGTTGAACCAAGAACTCTTTGGTTTGGTTCCTTTTAATACAATTGGTTGGTCGGTGAAGACTGTGTCGTTTGTAATAGCGCCATCCATAATACCGCCTAAAATTGTAGAACCTTTTACAGCTGATCCCATTGCGTATGCTGTTGTAAATGTTCCAAGTGAGTAATCTTCAAACTCGCCTTTTTCGTTCAATTTTTGTCCAGCGAGTGCAAGAACTTCGCCTGAATATGGATCCATTGCAACAACGAATGCACGGTCGAATAAATCAGAACCAGCATATTGTTTACCTTGGGAAATGTTATCTCGTAAAATTTCTTCTACTGCTTTTTGGAATTCCACATCAACGGAAAGAATTAAATCTTTTCCTTTTGAACCTTCGTATTTGCTAACTGTTTCAATAATGTTACCTTTTGAATCAAGCACACTTTCTGATTGTGATTTTGATCCAGCTAGCACACTTTCATATTGAGCTTCTAAATAACTCTTACCTACCCGGTCGTTTCGGCTATATCCTTGAGACAAATAATATTCAGCTTTGTCTTTTGGTAAACCTTCTTTTGCACTGGAAACGGAACCTAAAATAGAGCGTAATGTTTCATCATAAGTGTAATAACGATTCCAGTCGGTTGTAGTATCTACACCTGGCAAGCTGTCCATGTTTTCACTGACACGTGCAATTTCTTCATCTGTTACATCTTTGTTTTTAATAACTGATTCTGTCATAGCGTAACCAGTTGTCATTTTTTTGTAAATGGTTGCAACTTTTAAGTCTTCTTTACTTAGACTATCGATATCAGCTTGTGTTACATTATCAACTTGAATTTTATAAGCTTTAGAAGCATCGAGCGCTTGTTCTTTAGCGGATAAACGGTTTAAAGATTCTGTTTGGTGCGTTAATATCCAGTAATCTTTTAAGTCACGATCCGTTAATTTTTCCGGCTCAACGGTAATTAACTTTTCGAGT from the Listeria seeligeri serovar 1/2b str. SLCC3954 genome contains:
- a CDS encoding aspartate-semialdehyde dehydrogenase — protein: MTKSYHVAVVGATGAVGTQMIELLEEAATFKIKQVSFLSSARSAGKKITFRGEEVTIQEAKPESFEGVDIALFSAGGSVSIALAKEAVKHGAIVIDNTSAYRMDPTVPLVVPEVNEQALFSHKGIIANPNCSTIQMVAALEPIREAYGLNRIIVSTYQAVSGSGVSAIKELQEGSRAVLDNKAFTPEIMPVKGDKKHYPIAFNALPQIDVFTENDYTYEEMKMINETKKIMEDNSIKVSATCVRIPVVSGHSESVYIEIDKEGVSAKDIQNTLKTAPGVVLEDDPANQVYPQAIHTAGKKEVFVGRIRADLDDTKGFHMWIVSDNLLKGAAWNSIQIAESLVKLAII
- a CDS encoding peptidoglycan D,D-transpeptidase FtsI family protein; the encoded protein is MKLNFRKKKKDSAKKKRAIIPLRLNILFFIIFILFSVLILRLGIVQIVQGDTYKRQLEETDNVTVSKNVPRGSIYDRNYNLLVGNSAVKSITYTRSQQTETSETLHVAQTLEKLITVEPEKLTDRDLKDYWILTHQTESLNRLSAKEQALDASKAYKIQVDNVTQADIDSLSKEDLKVATIYKKMTTGYAMTESVIKNKDVTDEEIARVSENMDSLPGVDTTTDWNRYYTYDETLRSILGSVSSAKEGLPKDKAEYYLSQGYSRNDRVGKSYLEAQYESVLAGSKSQSESVLDSKGNIIETVSKYEGSKGKDLILSVDVEFQKAVEEILRDNISQGKQYAGSDLFDRAFVVAMDPYSGEVLALAGQKLNEKGEFEDYSLGTFTTAYAMGSAVKGSTILGGIMDGAITNDTVFTDQPIVLKGTKPKSSWFNRTGAANRPLDPVGALEISSNSYMYQVAMKMGGANYVPNGPLKAPLSTFDDMRYYYNQFGLGVKTGIDLPGEQTGYKGDDQTIGKILDFAIGQYDSYTPLQMAQYVSTIANGGSRIAPSMVKEIRNPSTNGDTVGTLATSNEPKVLNKIGVSESDIKTVQQGFYEVTHGPTGTARTVFTSSDYDVAGKTGTADAFYDGPKEGNTMASVWNTTFVGYAPVEKPEIAISVVVPWIYRPYGTDHKTNMAISKEVFDKYFELKKERAKNNKTDSKVEQPINNKKQAAEAQSKQTED